From the Acidobacteriota bacterium genome, one window contains:
- a CDS encoding efflux RND transporter periplasmic adaptor subunit produces MAERLTKFIAIIKKRRTPIGIILLLAAVVGLAAFLWGDKASASDYITARVERGSVEVNVAATGTVQAVTTVQVGSQVSGTVQWLGADFNSQVKRGQIVARLDPAIFQAQVENARANLVNAQAAVTGAETEIVNQKANLLAAKANLEVTRVQREDAQALVKRYEGLKDVLSGRDLEAAQAQAGAAAARYEQAAAQVAQVQSAGNSAKAKLDQAKAAVSQAKAQLQQSQLNLDHSIIASPIDGVVVSRNVDVGQTVAASLSAPTLFTIANDLTKMQVLASIDEADVGQIRQGIKASFSVDAYPGETFAGEISQLRLNAQTLQNVVTYSAVIDVANAALKLRPGMTANITIPVAKRDNVLTVPNAALRFKPNLSDKENEALRQKMEERRQERDAQRQAGNANEGQPAGTPQEQQGQPPAAQSGQQAGEGRQRADAAQGAGGDPQRQRGGQGGGGGQRQQGEGGQGASGGGDGGGQRRQGQTIWILTGAKTIEPRYVRAGLTNGRVTEVTGGDVHEGDIVIVGQNETGNSNRQPAATPFGQRPPGGGGGGGRGPGR; encoded by the coding sequence ATGGCAGAGAGGCTTACGAAGTTCATCGCGATTATCAAGAAGCGGCGCACGCCAATCGGTATTATTTTGCTCCTTGCGGCAGTCGTTGGACTGGCAGCTTTTCTCTGGGGCGACAAGGCGAGCGCGAGCGACTACATCACAGCTAGAGTTGAGCGCGGCAGCGTCGAGGTCAACGTTGCAGCCACCGGCACTGTTCAGGCTGTCACCACAGTGCAGGTCGGTTCGCAAGTGTCGGGTACCGTTCAGTGGCTTGGCGCAGATTTCAACTCACAGGTGAAGCGCGGCCAGATCGTCGCGCGTCTCGACCCGGCGATATTCCAGGCTCAAGTTGAAAACGCGCGCGCCAACCTGGTCAACGCTCAAGCGGCGGTCACCGGTGCGGAAACCGAAATCGTCAATCAAAAAGCAAATCTGCTTGCGGCAAAAGCCAATCTGGAAGTGACGCGGGTTCAGCGCGAAGATGCTCAGGCGCTGGTCAAGCGGTACGAGGGACTGAAAGACGTTTTGTCCGGACGCGACCTTGAAGCCGCACAGGCGCAGGCTGGCGCAGCCGCTGCGCGCTACGAACAAGCCGCTGCTCAGGTCGCACAGGTTCAATCCGCCGGCAACTCTGCTAAGGCGAAACTCGACCAGGCGAAGGCTGCCGTCTCGCAGGCAAAGGCCCAGCTTCAACAATCGCAGTTGAACCTCGACCACTCGATCATCGCCTCGCCGATAGATGGCGTCGTGGTATCGCGCAACGTCGACGTAGGCCAGACTGTGGCGGCGAGCCTCTCAGCGCCGACCCTTTTTACCATCGCAAATGACCTGACAAAAATGCAGGTGCTCGCTTCGATCGACGAGGCCGACGTCGGTCAAATTCGCCAGGGGATCAAGGCGAGTTTTTCCGTCGATGCATACCCGGGCGAAACGTTCGCCGGCGAAATAAGTCAGCTCAGACTAAACGCCCAGACGTTGCAGAACGTGGTCACCTACAGCGCGGTCATTGATGTTGCCAACGCCGCTTTGAAGTTGCGTCCGGGAATGACCGCGAATATCACCATCCCGGTTGCGAAGCGCGATAACGTGCTGACGGTGCCCAATGCGGCGTTGCGGTTCAAACCCAACCTCTCTGACAAGGAGAACGAGGCGCTGCGTCAGAAAATGGAGGAGCGTAGACAGGAGCGCGACGCTCAACGGCAAGCCGGGAATGCTAACGAGGGACAGCCGGCAGGAACGCCGCAAGAACAACAAGGCCAACCACCTGCCGCTCAGAGCGGCCAGCAAGCGGGCGAAGGCCGTCAGCGAGCCGACGCCGCTCAAGGTGCAGGCGGCGACCCTCAGCGTCAGCGGGGCGGTCAAGGCGGCGGCGGCGGTCAACGGCAACAGGGCGAGGGCGGTCAGGGTGCTTCTGGTGGCGGTGACGGCGGCGGCCAACGAAGGCAAGGCCAGACGATCTGGATTCTAACCGGCGCCAAAACAATCGAGCCGCGCTACGTGCGCGCGGGTCTAACGAACGGCCGCGTCACCGAAGTAACGGGCGGAGACGTTCACGAAGGCGATATTGTGATCGTCGGACAAAACGAAACCGGTAACTCCAATAGACAGCCGGCTGCTACCCCGTTCGGCCAGCGGCCACCCGGTGGGGGCGGCGGCGGCGGTCGCGGGCCCGGCCGGTAA
- a CDS encoding ABC transporter permease, with protein MSLLLTFRIAIRALGRNKMRSILTMLGIIIGVGAVIAMVGIGQGASASIQSQIANLGNNMLFVMSGSMNTGGMRGGAGSSNTLTPEDAVAIELECPSVRAVSPGVRANGQLVFGNLNWVASSGIQGANEKFPDIRAWPVSRGEFFTEGDVRTAARVCVIGKTVADNVFADGDPIGQTMRIRNLPFRVIGVLSSKGQSAYGQDQDDTVIVPYTTAQKKMLTISHIHQVMVSAISPAATFTAEKQITDLLRQRHKLGANQENDFFVRNLTDVAEAADQSSKIMTNLLASIAGVSLLVGGIGIMNIMLVSVTERTREIGIRMAIGARSAAIRRQFLIESITLSVVGGVLGILFGVGASIIISKTLGWPTLVSPVSIFASVIFSVLVGVAFGYYPARKAAGLDPIDALRYE; from the coding sequence ATGAGTTTGCTGTTGACCTTTAGGATCGCCATTCGCGCGCTGGGCCGCAACAAGATGCGGTCGATCCTCACCATGCTGGGCATCATCATAGGCGTGGGCGCCGTCATCGCCATGGTCGGCATAGGTCAGGGCGCGTCGGCGTCGATCCAGTCTCAGATCGCCAACCTCGGCAACAATATGCTTTTCGTGATGTCCGGCTCAATGAACACCGGCGGGATGCGCGGGGGCGCGGGCTCTTCCAATACGCTGACCCCTGAAGATGCAGTCGCAATTGAGCTGGAATGTCCTTCAGTGCGTGCCGTCAGTCCCGGCGTGCGCGCCAACGGTCAGCTTGTGTTCGGCAATCTAAACTGGGTCGCGTCGAGCGGCATTCAAGGCGCAAACGAGAAATTCCCTGATATTCGCGCATGGCCGGTTTCGAGAGGAGAATTCTTCACGGAAGGCGACGTGCGAACTGCGGCGCGTGTTTGCGTGATCGGCAAGACAGTTGCCGATAATGTCTTTGCGGACGGCGATCCGATTGGCCAGACGATGCGAATTCGCAATCTACCCTTCCGCGTGATCGGGGTGCTCAGCAGCAAAGGTCAAAGCGCGTATGGACAGGATCAAGACGACACGGTTATCGTTCCTTACACGACCGCGCAGAAGAAGATGCTCACAATCTCTCACATCCACCAGGTCATGGTTTCGGCCATCAGTCCCGCTGCAACTTTCACCGCGGAGAAACAGATAACCGATCTGCTTCGCCAGCGGCATAAGCTCGGCGCAAATCAAGAGAATGATTTCTTCGTGCGCAACCTGACCGATGTTGCCGAAGCGGCCGATCAATCCAGCAAGATCATGACCAACTTGCTCGCCTCGATTGCAGGCGTATCGCTATTGGTAGGCGGCATCGGGATTATGAACATCATGCTGGTGTCGGTCACCGAGCGCACCCGTGAGATCGGGATTCGCATGGCGATTGGCGCCCGCAGCGCCGCGATCAGACGACAATTTCTAATCGAGTCGATCACGCTGTCAGTGGTTGGTGGCGTACTCGGAATCCTGTTCGGCGTAGGCGCTTCAATCATAATATCTAAGACCCTCGGCTGGCCGACGTTGGTCTCGCCCGTTTCCATCTTCGCGTCGGTTATTTTTTCCGTATTGGTCGGAGTGGCGTTCGGCTACTACCCAGCACGAAAAGCGGCGGGGCTGGATCCGATCGACGCGCTTCGGTACGAATAG
- a CDS encoding CsbD family protein, which yields MGLPNKAEVKGKIKKAKGTVKEDVGHAVGNRRMENQGAADRREGNVQETLGKARRKVGDAVKDLGKTLRK from the coding sequence ATGGGACTACCAAACAAAGCTGAGGTTAAAGGCAAGATCAAGAAGGCAAAAGGCACAGTAAAAGAGGATGTTGGGCACGCGGTAGGCAATCGAAGGATGGAAAACCAAGGCGCCGCCGACCGCCGCGAAGGGAATGTCCAAGAGACTCTAGGCAAAGCGAGACGCAAAGTTGGCGATGCCGTGAAGGACCTTGGTAAGACCTTGCGCAAATGA
- a CDS encoding transporter substrate-binding domain-containing protein, whose protein sequence is MDEAGDVPLGPPIERDLEAIKQRGTLTILAPHNSTTYFLLRGEPMGYEYELLKAFSREHGLTLVMEVVKNQKTLYQMLNRGEGDIVAARIIPKQEDEAKVSFTNTLYRTEPALVQQKKPPDQANLPEAVKSDIKSEPADIKPDEIEIHARLITKPSQLAGETVTLPKKSAYRRTLIELADEISGDIQVVEVGGKIDDEALINKVAKGDIEYTVVQNNLAELKESYFTNIKIRPLVGASNRVAWVIRKNSSELLKELNRWIEHKKNGSLFDKMYKKYFIDRKGYKERAASEYLTHETGKLCQYDPLLRQYSAELSWDWRLLASQTFQESRFKPNAKSWAGATGLLQLMPATGQEFGVQNPRDPEDNVRGAVRFLIWLTDYWSKRIEDRDERLKFILASYNCGAGHVEDAQRLAEKYGSNPKAWDDVAYWLLQKSKVQYSEDPVVKYGFCRGIEPVTYVSLILKRFEHYRRFVTA, encoded by the coding sequence GTGGACGAGGCGGGGGATGTCCCATTAGGCCCTCCCATCGAGCGCGACCTTGAAGCCATTAAACAACGTGGCACCCTCACGATTCTCGCACCCCACAACTCAACCACATACTTTCTTCTTCGTGGCGAGCCTATGGGCTACGAATACGAATTGCTCAAGGCCTTTTCGCGGGAGCATGGCCTCACATTGGTGATGGAGGTCGTCAAAAACCAGAAGACTCTTTACCAAATGCTTAATCGCGGCGAAGGCGACATTGTGGCTGCTCGGATTATCCCTAAACAGGAGGATGAAGCAAAAGTCTCATTTACAAATACCTTGTATCGAACTGAACCAGCACTCGTGCAGCAGAAAAAGCCACCCGATCAGGCGAACCTGCCCGAGGCTGTCAAGAGCGACATAAAGTCTGAGCCTGCCGACATAAAACCAGATGAGATAGAAATACATGCCAGGCTCATTACAAAGCCTTCTCAGCTAGCCGGAGAGACAGTTACGTTACCAAAGAAATCTGCCTACCGCAGGACACTGATAGAACTGGCCGATGAAATCTCAGGCGATATACAAGTTGTTGAGGTGGGAGGTAAGATCGATGATGAAGCGCTGATCAACAAAGTGGCAAAAGGAGATATCGAGTACACCGTCGTGCAGAATAATTTGGCTGAGTTGAAGGAATCCTATTTCACTAACATCAAGATTCGCCCGCTTGTTGGGGCCTCAAACAGGGTCGCGTGGGTGATCAGGAAAAACTCATCCGAACTGCTAAAAGAGTTGAACCGATGGATAGAACACAAAAAGAACGGCTCACTATTCGACAAAATGTACAAGAAGTATTTCATCGACCGGAAGGGTTACAAGGAGCGCGCTGCAAGCGAGTACCTAACGCATGAGACAGGTAAGCTATGTCAGTACGATCCCCTGCTCAGACAATATTCGGCGGAACTTAGCTGGGACTGGCGGCTACTGGCATCGCAAACGTTTCAAGAATCTCGTTTCAAGCCCAATGCGAAGTCATGGGCGGGGGCAACAGGCCTGTTGCAGCTCATGCCGGCGACTGGACAAGAGTTCGGCGTGCAGAATCCGCGGGACCCGGAGGACAACGTGCGTGGTGCGGTCAGGTTTCTTATCTGGTTGACCGATTATTGGAGTAAGAGAATCGAAGATAGAGATGAGCGCCTTAAGTTCATCCTGGCATCATACAACTGCGGCGCAGGCCATGTAGAAGACGCGCAGCGGCTGGCAGAAAAGTACGGAAGCAACCCTAAAGCCTGGGACGATGTCGCGTATTGGCTCTTGCAGAAATCAAAGGTGCAGTATTCAGAGGACCCGGTAGTGAAATATGGCTTCTGCCGCGGCATCGAGCCGGTGACATATGTGAGTTTGATTCTTAAGCGGTTTGAGCACTACAGAAGGTTTGTCACAGCATAA
- a CDS encoding Nramp family divalent metal transporter, whose translation MTKTKKKKKKKSTLEGVAPRGVQRFFAELGPGLITGAADDDPSGISTYSVTGASFGYAPLWTALFSFPLMAAVQMMCARLGLVTGRGLASNLRRNYPRGVVWGACALLVIANVVNIGADLGGMAEATSMVTGISHFIWTPIYAALVVSLLFWTSYSLIAKVFKWLTLILFAYIIAAFLAHPDWRAVLRSTFVPHIEWSSNYLAAFVGILGTTISPYLFFWQASQEVEEERKMGRRTVREREGATNEELRKSRTDVLTGMFFSNLVMYFIILTAAATLHADGKTRIETAQQAAEALKPVAGNGAYLLFTLGLIGTGMLAVPVLAGAAAYAIAEARLWRGTLEDEPRLAKKFYAVVAVSMLLGLSLNYAGIHAVKMLFLAAVLNGVLAPPLIVLVVLLTSNKKVMGKRVNPPVLTWLGWATAAIMAAAAIGMFATM comes from the coding sequence ATGACAAAGACAAAGAAGAAGAAAAAGAAAAAGAGCACGCTGGAGGGCGTCGCTCCTCGCGGCGTTCAACGGTTCTTTGCTGAATTGGGTCCCGGTTTGATTACCGGTGCGGCCGACGACGACCCTTCCGGCATTTCGACCTATTCAGTGACGGGCGCTTCGTTTGGATACGCGCCGCTCTGGACCGCGCTCTTCTCGTTTCCCTTGATGGCAGCGGTGCAGATGATGTGCGCGCGGCTGGGACTGGTCACCGGACGAGGTCTCGCGTCAAACTTGCGGCGCAACTATCCGCGCGGCGTCGTGTGGGGGGCGTGCGCTTTGTTGGTGATAGCGAACGTCGTCAACATCGGCGCCGATCTTGGCGGGATGGCCGAAGCCACCAGCATGGTCACCGGCATCAGTCATTTCATCTGGACGCCGATTTACGCGGCGCTGGTTGTCTCGCTGCTGTTCTGGACCTCCTATAGTCTAATTGCAAAAGTTTTCAAGTGGCTCACGCTGATCTTGTTCGCCTACATCATCGCGGCGTTTCTCGCACATCCTGACTGGCGAGCCGTTTTGCGCTCGACGTTCGTTCCTCATATTGAGTGGTCCAGCAATTATCTGGCGGCGTTCGTCGGGATTCTGGGAACTACCATTTCTCCTTACCTTTTCTTCTGGCAGGCCTCGCAGGAGGTGGAAGAAGAGAGAAAGATGGGACGCCGCACAGTTCGCGAGCGTGAAGGCGCGACCAATGAAGAACTTCGCAAATCGAGAACAGACGTGCTCACGGGAATGTTCTTCTCGAACCTCGTGATGTATTTCATCATTCTCACCGCCGCCGCGACTTTGCATGCTGACGGTAAAACCCGCATCGAGACGGCGCAGCAGGCGGCGGAGGCCCTCAAGCCGGTCGCCGGCAACGGCGCATATTTGCTTTTCACTTTGGGATTGATCGGCACCGGGATGCTGGCCGTGCCTGTCCTCGCGGGGGCGGCAGCTTACGCCATTGCCGAAGCGCGCCTGTGGCGCGGAACGCTCGAAGACGAGCCGCGGCTGGCAAAGAAGTTTTACGCAGTCGTGGCCGTGTCGATGCTGCTGGGGTTATCACTAAACTATGCCGGCATCCATGCGGTGAAGATGTTGTTCCTGGCGGCGGTTTTGAACGGAGTCCTCGCGCCGCCGTTGATCGTTCTAGTCGTGCTCTTGACCAGCAACAAAAAGGTGATGGGTAAGCGAGTCAATCCTCCTGTGCTCACGTGGCTAGGCTGGGCGACGGCGGCGATCATGGCGGCGGCGGCGATAGGGATGTTCGCAACGATGTGA
- a CDS encoding ferritin-like domain-containing protein — protein sequence MNEFLSDVKEIRQRARKHIEQGPVTDGYKADRTKVIAVLNEVLATELVCVLRYKRHYFMASGIHAEPVAREFLEHANEEQVHADMVAQRITQLQGEPNFNPEGLATRSHSEYVEGGSLVEMIREDLVAERIAVESYSEIIRWLGNDDPTTRSVIEEILKKEEEHADDLSNMLATFDPEKAPAPKPKMKSHGA from the coding sequence ATGAATGAGTTTTTATCGGATGTCAAAGAGATTCGGCAGCGGGCGCGCAAGCATATTGAGCAAGGCCCGGTCACCGACGGCTACAAGGCGGACCGCACGAAGGTGATCGCCGTCTTGAACGAAGTGCTTGCGACCGAGCTGGTATGCGTTCTGCGCTACAAGCGTCATTACTTCATGGCCAGCGGTATTCACGCCGAGCCCGTAGCGCGCGAGTTCCTCGAACACGCCAACGAGGAGCAGGTGCATGCGGACATGGTCGCTCAGCGCATCACGCAGCTTCAGGGCGAGCCGAACTTCAATCCGGAGGGCCTCGCTACGCGGAGCCATTCGGAATATGTCGAGGGAGGCTCGCTCGTTGAGATGATCCGCGAAGATTTAGTTGCTGAGCGCATAGCCGTCGAATCGTACTCGGAGATCATCCGGTGGCTTGGCAACGACGATCCGACCACGCGCAGCGTCATTGAAGAGATCCTCAAGAAAGAAGAGGAGCACGCGGATGACCTGTCAAACATGCTCGCGACTTTCGACCCGGAGAAAGCTCCGGCGCCCAAGCCAAAAATGAAAAGTCACGGAGCCTAG
- a CDS encoding superoxide dismutase, which produces MSDNVIYQAKQFKLSGLSGISDETVEMHIKLYEGYVTQTNLLTEKIAEFIKDGHIDQEEMPAYSELTRRLGFEYNGMVLHEYYFGNMKRGGAGDPERSSAFLKAAEQSFGSYAVWKTDFVGVGKMRGVGWAICNQNPANDRLSNHWISEHQIGNVAGFNPVLVMDVWEHAYLLDYKPAERPKYIEAFFSNIDWNAVEERLKKGTGDRSKAAHSPVPR; this is translated from the coding sequence ATGAGCGACAACGTGATCTATCAGGCCAAGCAGTTTAAGCTGAGTGGCTTGAGCGGCATCTCTGACGAAACCGTCGAAATGCACATCAAGCTCTACGAGGGCTATGTCACGCAAACCAATCTGTTGACGGAAAAGATTGCCGAGTTCATCAAAGACGGTCACATCGACCAGGAAGAAATGCCGGCCTACTCTGAGCTAACGCGTCGTCTCGGGTTCGAGTATAACGGGATGGTTTTGCACGAATACTATTTCGGCAACATGAAGCGGGGCGGAGCAGGCGATCCGGAACGCAGTTCGGCATTCCTCAAAGCGGCGGAGCAAAGCTTTGGCAGTTACGCGGTTTGGAAGACTGATTTCGTCGGCGTTGGCAAGATGCGCGGCGTTGGGTGGGCCATCTGTAATCAGAATCCGGCGAACGATAGACTGTCGAACCATTGGATCAGCGAGCATCAGATCGGCAACGTCGCAGGTTTCAATCCAGTGCTCGTGATGGACGTCTGGGAGCATGCGTACTTGCTGGACTATAAGCCAGCCGAGCGCCCCAAGTACATCGAAGCTTTCTTCTCTAACATCGATTGGAACGCGGTCGAAGAGCGCCTGAAGAAGGGGACCGGGGATCGTTCCAAGGCCGCACACTCGCCCGTTCCTCGCTAG
- a CDS encoding lytic transglycosylase domain-containing protein, with protein MFCLLLTGTSPGAAAFQLDPVATPTPQDAKQSQVRRIISAAEMHYIRGQNAYNSGQYQLARREFDEAVDTIFVESIDVRSDDELRVYYRQLIEKVNRYQIAALEQKDGGFNEQRFEPSPLDKIASLSDADLEEVGAAEEEDAVARFNFDFTPAIPVRQFINYFTKGRGRATMEAGLQRSVRFREMAQRIFKQEGVPTDLVWLAQVESGWNPYAYSWAAAKGIWQFIPSTGARFGLTQNYWVDERSDPEKSTLSAARYLKWLSARYKGDWSLALAAYNTGEGNVDAAIARSGSRDFWRLHRGGFIASETRNYVPAILAVVTIAKNPKKYGFELPPAYPYRYQTRMVTSQTDLRPLAKKLKVSYGTLLDLNPELQRGVTPPGKHTIRIPASMAVKASNEPAEPTPAPTNPEP; from the coding sequence ATGTTTTGCCTCCTGTTAACCGGCACTTCGCCGGGGGCAGCGGCATTTCAACTCGACCCCGTAGCAACGCCCACCCCTCAAGACGCCAAGCAGAGCCAGGTGCGCCGCATAATCAGCGCGGCCGAGATGCATTACATTCGGGGGCAGAACGCCTATAACAGCGGGCAGTACCAGCTTGCGAGGCGCGAGTTCGACGAAGCTGTCGATACAATCTTCGTCGAGTCCATTGACGTGCGCAGCGACGACGAGCTTCGCGTCTACTACCGCCAGTTGATCGAGAAAGTTAATCGTTATCAGATCGCCGCCCTCGAGCAGAAGGACGGTGGATTCAACGAGCAGCGCTTCGAGCCTTCGCCGCTCGACAAGATCGCATCGCTCTCAGACGCGGACCTTGAAGAGGTTGGCGCAGCCGAGGAAGAAGACGCGGTAGCACGATTCAACTTCGACTTCACACCCGCCATTCCCGTTCGACAGTTCATCAACTATTTCACCAAAGGGCGCGGCCGCGCGACGATGGAAGCGGGCCTCCAGCGCTCGGTCCGGTTCCGCGAGATGGCCCAGCGCATCTTCAAGCAGGAAGGCGTGCCGACTGATCTGGTGTGGCTGGCGCAGGTTGAATCAGGTTGGAACCCATACGCTTATTCGTGGGCAGCCGCAAAAGGGATATGGCAGTTCATCCCCTCGACGGGCGCGCGTTTTGGCCTCACCCAGAACTACTGGGTCGATGAGCGCTCGGATCCCGAGAAATCAACTCTCAGCGCGGCACGTTACTTGAAGTGGCTGTCCGCCCGCTACAAGGGCGACTGGTCGCTCGCGCTTGCGGCTTACAACACGGGTGAGGGAAACGTCGATGCCGCGATAGCGCGCTCGGGTTCGCGAGATTTCTGGCGTTTGCATCGAGGCGGCTTCATCGCGTCGGAGACCCGGAATTACGTGCCGGCGATTCTGGCGGTTGTGACGATAGCAAAGAACCCGAAGAAGTACGGGTTCGAACTGCCGCCCGCTTATCCTTATCGCTACCAAACGCGAATGGTCACGAGTCAAACCGATCTGCGCCCGCTGGCGAAGAAGCTCAAGGTTTCTTACGGAACCTTGCTTGACCTGAACCCCGAGCTTCAGCGAGGAGTCACCCCTCCGGGCAAACATACCATTCGCATACCGGCTTCAATGGCAGTCAAGGCTTCGAATGAGCCGGCCGAGCCAACTCCGGCCCCGACCAACCCTGAGCCCTGA
- a CDS encoding glucoamylase family protein — protein MKPRQHSYPDKKLEVLQRLTFDYFLKETNPENGLVPDSTRQGAPCSIAPTGFALAGYPIGVERGFITRDDAIRRTLTTLRFFWNSPQGPEPDATGYKGFYYHFLDMKTGRRTWNCELSTIDSAYLIAGALTAAEYFNRDTEEEREIRTLGDALYRRADWRWAQNRALTVTHGWRPESGFIKYRWQGYNEALILYILGLASPEHPLPEKSYKAWTRTYEWRNLYGHEFLYAGPLFIHQLSHMWIDFRGIQDEYMRNKAIDYFENSRRATYIQQQYAIRNPRGFAGYGEYIWGLTASDGPGPARKKIGGKLRRFYDYINRGIPNGPDDGTLAPWAVIASLPFAPEIVLPSIQYFDETFPEMTSKYGFKCSFNPTFSTAQSKDWVSKGYYGLDQGPIVLMIENYRSGFLWRLMRRCTYIITGLRRAGFAGGWLRDIE, from the coding sequence GTGAAGCCGAGACAACACTCTTATCCTGACAAGAAGCTCGAGGTGCTCCAGCGCCTTACCTTTGACTATTTCCTGAAGGAAACGAATCCCGAGAACGGCTTAGTGCCGGACAGCACACGCCAGGGAGCGCCGTGCAGCATCGCTCCAACTGGTTTTGCACTCGCGGGCTATCCCATCGGCGTCGAGCGTGGATTCATCACGCGCGACGACGCGATTCGACGAACCCTCACGACACTGCGTTTCTTCTGGAATAGCCCACAGGGTCCGGAACCAGACGCCACCGGATACAAGGGTTTCTACTACCACTTTCTCGACATGAAGACCGGCCGCCGGACGTGGAATTGCGAACTATCAACAATCGATTCAGCCTACTTGATCGCGGGAGCACTGACCGCCGCCGAGTATTTCAATCGCGACACTGAAGAGGAGCGCGAGATTCGCACACTTGGCGACGCCCTCTATCGCCGCGCCGACTGGCGATGGGCCCAGAATCGCGCATTGACGGTCACGCACGGCTGGAGACCCGAAAGCGGGTTCATCAAGTATCGTTGGCAAGGTTACAACGAAGCCCTGATTCTTTACATCCTCGGTCTCGCCTCGCCAGAACACCCGTTGCCCGAAAAGAGCTACAAGGCTTGGACCAGGACTTATGAGTGGAGAAATCTTTATGGTCACGAGTTTCTCTACGCAGGTCCGCTCTTCATCCATCAGCTTTCGCACATGTGGATCGACTTTCGCGGCATTCAGGACGAATACATGCGCAACAAAGCGATCGACTATTTCGAGAATAGCCGCCGCGCTACCTACATTCAGCAGCAGTACGCGATCCGCAACCCGAGAGGCTTTGCAGGTTATGGTGAATACATTTGGGGTCTCACTGCGAGCGATGGTCCCGGACCAGCGAGGAAAAAGATCGGAGGCAAGCTGCGCCGGTTCTACGACTACATAAACCGCGGTATTCCAAACGGACCGGATGACGGTACGCTTGCTCCGTGGGCGGTGATCGCTTCACTTCCGTTCGCGCCCGAGATCGTGTTGCCGTCGATCCAATATTTCGACGAGACCTTCCCTGAGATGACCAGCAAGTACGGATTCAAGTGCAGTTTCAATCCGACGTTTTCGACGGCGCAAAGCAAGGACTGGGTCTCAAAGGGTTACTACGGGCTGGATCAGGGTCCGATAGTTTTGATGATTGAGAACTATCGCTCAGGATTTCTTTGGCGGCTGATGCGTCGCTGCACGTACATCATCACCGGGCTTCGACGGGCAGGTTTCGCCGGCGGCTGGCTGCGAGACATTGAGTAG
- a CDS encoding ABC transporter ATP-binding protein has protein sequence MGDVEIHALRGVSLHIDRGEFIAIMGASGSGKSTMMNILGCLDKPTRGHYILDGQDVSKLSRDELADIRNRKIGFVFQGFNLLSRTSALENVELPMLYRGVKTAERLERAREALDIVGLGERMNNLPNQLSGGQQQRVAIARSLVNRPSIILADEPTGNLDSRTAVEVMDVFQRLNEERGITIALVTHEPDIAQYARRTIVFKDGRIKNDYMIKESRSAREELESLPPIEDDEEDDE, from the coding sequence ATGGGTGACGTCGAAATACACGCGCTGCGCGGAGTTTCTCTGCACATCGATCGCGGTGAGTTCATAGCGATAATGGGCGCGTCGGGCTCTGGCAAGTCAACAATGATGAACATCCTTGGATGTCTGGACAAGCCGACGCGCGGGCACTACATCCTCGACGGCCAGGACGTTTCAAAGCTGTCTCGAGATGAGCTGGCTGACATTAGGAATCGAAAGATCGGCTTCGTGTTTCAAGGCTTCAATCTGCTATCACGAACCTCGGCGCTGGAAAACGTCGAACTCCCGATGCTGTACCGCGGCGTTAAGACTGCGGAGCGTTTGGAACGCGCCAGGGAAGCTCTCGATATAGTCGGCCTCGGCGAGCGGATGAACAACCTGCCGAACCAACTCTCGGGCGGACAGCAGCAGCGCGTGGCGATCGCCCGCTCGCTGGTGAACAGGCCCTCGATCATTCTTGCGGACGAGCCGACCGGCAACCTGGACAGCCGTACGGCTGTCGAAGTTATGGATGTATTTCAGCGGCTCAATGAAGAGCGCGGCATCACCATCGCCCTGGTCACGCACGAGCCCGACATCGCTCAATACGCGCGCCGCACGATCGTATTCAAGGACGGCCGGATCAAGAACGACTATATGATCAAGGAGTCGCGGTCAGCTCGCGAAGAGCTTGAGAGCCTGCCACCGATTGAGGACGACGAGGAGGATGACGAATGA
- a CDS encoding CsbD family protein → MWREDDFEDKGKQIKGVRKDRGGELINDPDLEPEGKAESSDGRAQELSH, encoded by the coding sequence ATGTGGAGAGAGGATGATTTCGAAGACAAAGGTAAACAGATCAAGGGCGTGCGCAAGGACAGGGGCGGGGAGTTGATTAACGACCCAGACCTCGAACCTGAAGGCAAAGCCGAGAGTTCTGATGGAAGAGCCCAGGAGTTGAGCCATTAG